AGCATAGCTGGATTTGAAACAGACGTAAGATTAACAAAAGACAAACAGCTTGTTGTGTTTCATGATGCTTCGGTTGACCGTACAACAAATGGTTCTGGCAAAGTTAATGAACACACTTTAAAAGAATTAAAACAATTAGATGCTGGTTATTATTTTTCTGATATAAATAAGCAATTTGTTTATCGTAATCATAAAGATGCTAAAATATTATCATTTGCTGAATTACTAACAATGTATCCAAATCATCTAATTAATGTTGATTTAAAAGACGATCCAAAAAGCGAAGCAGGTCAATGTACGCCGGAAATCATGTTCCAAGAAATTATTAAACATCAAGCTCAAGATCGTGTATTAGTAACGAGCTTTCATGAGCAACAAATCAAACGTTTCAACGAAATTAGTAATGGTGTAGTCGCTATAGGCGCAAGCCAAAATGAAGTTGCTGATGGTTTTATAAAGTGTATGACTGGACTTGGTAATACGTATCGAGGTAATGCCAACACATTCCAAATGCCTCCTAGCTTTAAAGGCATAAACTTAGCACCGAAAAAATTCATTTCATGGCTAAATCAACGTAATATTATCCCTGGTTATTACGATGTTAACAATATTGATTTAATGCAAGACTTAATAACTAAAGGGGCTCACACCATAGTTACAGACAACCCAGAATTGGCTGATCGTTTAAAAGCAATATCTTAACTTATTATAGCTACTAATTAATGTACAAATTTGTTAGCCTTTAAAAGACATGTCCATAATACATGCTAACAATAATATATCGTGGACAGAAAAAGCACTCAAACTTAGTTTGAGTGCTTTTTGTAATTTATTATAAGGAACAATTGCAAGAACCACCAGTAGAACATCCACCTGCATCTTTTTGGAAAAACGGGTTCCCTGCTTCAATTTTCACATTTTCAGAAAAAGCAAAAGCTATTTTAGTTATGACTTCATCTACTAATGTTTGTAAGGCCATTTCTTTTTTCTTAAAATCAACGACCACCGGTAAAGTTTCATAAGCTCTTTTTCGTTTTCTCGTATCCATCATAACATTTTGATAGTCTGGATGATATTTGCCAAAACGCATTACTTCATCATATGCCTCTTTTGATTTTAAGAAAGCTTGATATAATAAATGAGCTTCATCATCGTTTGCTAATTGCTTTTCTGCATTTTTATAGTCTTTGTATAAATCGGATTTAACAATCTTGTCACCTAAACCTTCGATATCATCTAATACTGATACAGTCTCTTCAGTTATCATTTTTATCACTCCTTACACTATTTATCTTTTATAAAAATCAACGTATAGTAATTATCCATTACGTCTCCACCCATTTGATTATATTTCGAGTTTAACATTCTTGAACGATGAATATCTGAATTCATCCAACTATGGATTAAAGTCGGCACGTCATTAAACTCGTAACCAACATTTTGACTTGTTGATACAAATGGGACTTGCTTAGCATTTAATTGCTGCTTTAATGCATCTTCAGTAAATTCTACGCTATCTGAACCAGTGGCATCATATAAATTATAAGAAGCAATGTTGGACAATTGATTATTAACTTTTAAAGGTTTTAAGCCTTTAAGTTTTCTCATTTCATTGGTAACTTCATATAAAGTCATCAGTTGATTCGGATTTTGTTCATATGGCAATGCGTCTTCTTTTGGTTTTTTAGTATCTTCATCTGAGTTAATCGTTTGATATGGTTTAAACGTATTAAGTGCATCGCTGTCTAAAAAGCGAACACCAACAATTTTATTAGATTGTTGGTCTATGTATACTTGTGCATACATTTTACTAAACTTAACGAGTGTCTGTGTTTTCATATCTTCATCTGATAATTCTAAATCATATTTTTTACCATTAACATGAATAGTGGGTTCTGGATTTATCGTTAAATGTTCAAAAACTGACGATGCATGATCCTTTATTTTCAGAGGACTGACGTCGGCTTCTTCACCAGTAGCATATACTGATTTAATAATGCCTTTTTTCGTAGTCACAACATAATATTGATTATGCGCTTTGAACACGTAATTTTTAAAACCCTTTTGGTATGGATATGTACGATCAGCTTGTCCAAATTTTTTGGTTAAGTGATTAATATTTTTCCCCATCCATGTCCCTACACCTTTTTTAGGTATTTTATTTTCAGTATTTTGATTTTGGGTTTTGAAATCTTTATTTGAAGTAGTATTATTACTATCTTTGTTAGGATTTTCTAATACGTCAAATTTTAACCTAGGTGAATAAAATAAGTAAATTAAAAATATAATTAATACTAATACACCAATAACTTTTATTATTAGTTTGTTCAT
The genomic region above belongs to Staphylococcus durrellii and contains:
- a CDS encoding glycerophosphodiester phosphodiesterase, encoding MSKFNTVLKGAFVTTIGIVSSIFFISKYTMKHTNKTIPAFFTHEAPYIFAHRGGMAVRPELTKLAFDNAINYSIAGFETDVRLTKDKQLVVFHDASVDRTTNGSGKVNEHTLKELKQLDAGYYFSDINKQFVYRNHKDAKILSFAELLTMYPNHLINVDLKDDPKSEAGQCTPEIMFQEIIKHQAQDRVLVTSFHEQQIKRFNEISNGVVAIGASQNEVADGFIKCMTGLGNTYRGNANTFQMPPSFKGINLAPKKFISWLNQRNIIPGYYDVNNIDLMQDLITKGAHTIVTDNPELADRLKAIS
- a CDS encoding YlbF family regulator encodes the protein MITEETVSVLDDIEGLGDKIVKSDLYKDYKNAEKQLANDDEAHLLYQAFLKSKEAYDEVMRFGKYHPDYQNVMMDTRKRKRAYETLPVVVDFKKKEMALQTLVDEVITKIAFAFSENVKIEAGNPFFQKDAGGCSTGGSCNCSL
- a CDS encoding CAP-associated domain-containing protein; translated protein: MNKLIIKVIGVLVLIIFLIYLFYSPRLKFDVLENPNKDSNNTTSNKDFKTQNQNTENKIPKKGVGTWMGKNINHLTKKFGQADRTYPYQKGFKNYVFKAHNQYYVVTTKKGIIKSVYATGEEADVSPLKIKDHASSVFEHLTINPEPTIHVNGKKYDLELSDEDMKTQTLVKFSKMYAQVYIDQQSNKIVGVRFLDSDALNTFKPYQTINSDEDTKKPKEDALPYEQNPNQLMTLYEVTNEMRKLKGLKPLKVNNQLSNIASYNLYDATGSDSVEFTEDALKQQLNAKQVPFVSTSQNVGYEFNDVPTLIHSWMNSDIHRSRMLNSKYNQMGGDVMDNYYTLIFIKDK